A window of the Luoshenia tenuis genome harbors these coding sequences:
- the scfB gene encoding thioether cross-link-forming SCIFF peptide maturase: protein MVHTFEACGTYMALDTDSGAVHAVDKLAYEIIRQFESKSKEEIVASLQGEFGASAVQEAYEEVEEVAREGMLFTHEDYDGVFESAQPGVVKAMCLHVAHDCNLRCAYCFASTGEFHGERMLMDAQVGFKALDFLVAHSGNRHFLEVDFFGGEPLMNWEAVKQIVAYGRSLEAPNGKRFKFTITTNGLGLNDEVIDFVNREMDNVVISLDGRPEVHDLLRKTVKGTGSFEHILPKAKRLAESRNQDKYYVRGTFTRHNLDFASDVLYLADQGFEQISIEPVVAPDEVEYSLHPEHLPEIIDEYEKLASLYLRRRRDGQWFNFFHFMIDLGQGPCVKKRLTGCGAGNEYVAVAPQGDIYPCHQFVGIPEFKMGSVLDGSFDRDLQAKFAANHVLAKPECKDCWARFYCSGGCAANAYQFNGDIAKPYELGCEMERKRLECALAIYAIERDWAQQQGE, encoded by the coding sequence ATGGTACATACCTTTGAAGCATGCGGAACCTATATGGCGCTGGATACGGACAGCGGCGCGGTGCACGCCGTGGACAAGCTGGCCTATGAGATCATCCGCCAGTTTGAGAGCAAGAGCAAAGAGGAGATCGTCGCCTCGCTCCAGGGTGAGTTTGGCGCCAGCGCTGTGCAGGAGGCCTATGAAGAAGTAGAGGAAGTGGCGCGGGAGGGGATGCTCTTTACCCATGAAGATTACGATGGGGTGTTTGAGAGCGCCCAGCCTGGCGTGGTCAAGGCCATGTGCCTGCATGTGGCCCACGATTGTAACCTGCGCTGTGCCTATTGCTTTGCCTCTACGGGCGAGTTCCACGGCGAGCGGATGCTGATGGATGCGCAGGTGGGCTTTAAGGCGCTGGATTTTCTGGTGGCCCACTCGGGTAACCGCCATTTTCTGGAGGTAGACTTTTTTGGCGGAGAGCCGCTGATGAACTGGGAGGCGGTCAAGCAGATCGTGGCCTATGGCCGCTCGCTGGAGGCGCCCAATGGCAAACGCTTCAAATTTACCATTACCACCAACGGCCTGGGGCTCAATGACGAGGTGATCGACTTTGTCAACCGGGAGATGGACAACGTGGTCATCAGCTTAGATGGCCGGCCCGAGGTGCACGACCTGCTGCGCAAGACCGTAAAGGGCACGGGCTCTTTTGAGCATATCCTGCCCAAGGCCAAGCGCCTGGCCGAGAGCCGCAACCAGGATAAGTATTATGTGCGCGGCACCTTTACGCGGCATAACCTGGATTTTGCCTCAGACGTGCTGTACCTGGCGGATCAGGGGTTTGAGCAGATTTCCATCGAGCCGGTGGTGGCGCCGGACGAGGTGGAATACAGCCTGCACCCGGAGCACCTGCCCGAAATCATTGACGAGTATGAAAAGCTGGCCTCGCTGTACCTGCGCAGGCGCAGAGACGGCCAGTGGTTCAACTTTTTCCACTTTATGATCGACCTGGGCCAGGGGCCCTGCGTCAAAAAACGGCTGACCGGCTGCGGCGCGGGCAACGAGTACGTGGCAGTGGCGCCTCAGGGGGATATCTACCCCTGCCACCAGTTCGTGGGCATTCCGGAGTTTAAGATGGGCAGCGTATTAGACGGCAGCTTTGACCGGGATTTGCAGGCCAAATTTGCGGCCAACCACGTGCTGGCCAAGCCCGAGTGTAAGGATTGTTGGGCCAGGTTCTATTGCTCTGGCGGCTGCGCGGCCAACGCTTATCAGTTCAACGGGGATATCGCCAAACCTTATGAGCTGGGCTGCGAGATGGAGCGCAAGCGCCTGGAATGTGCCCTGGCCATCTACGCCATCGAGCGAGACTGGGCGCAACAGCAAGGCGAATAA
- the scfA gene encoding six-cysteine ranthipeptide SCIFF → MKHITTLQKACLKDSMATGGCGECQASCQSACKTSCTVGNQSCQKKQK, encoded by the coding sequence ATGAAACATATTACGACGCTGCAAAAGGCTTGCCTGAAAGATTCGATGGCTACCGGCGGCTGTGGCGAGTGCCAGGCTTCCTGCCAGAGCGCCTGCAAAACGTCTTGCACGGTGGGGAACCAGAGCTGCCAGAAAAAGCAGAAATAA